Proteins from a genomic interval of Chanos chanos chromosome 3, fChaCha1.1, whole genome shotgun sequence:
- the LOC115808123 gene encoding tubulin alpha-1A chain-like, which produces MPSDKTIGGGDDSFNTFFSETGAGKHVPRAVFVDLEPTVIDEVRTGTYRQLFHPEQLITGKEDAANNYARGHYTIGKEIIDLVLDRIRKLADQCTGLQGFLVFHSFGGGTGSGFTSLLMERLSVDYGKKSKLEFSIYPAPQVSTAVVEPYNSILTTHTTLEHSDCAFMVDNEAIYDICRRNLDIERPTYTNLNRLIGQIVSSITASLRFDGALNVDLTEFQTNLVPYPRIHFPLATYAPVISAEKAYHEQLSVAEITNACFEPANQMVKCDPRHGKYMACCLLYRGDVVPKDVNAAIATIKTKRTIQFVDWCPTGFKVGINYQPPTVVPGGDLAKVQRAVCMLSNTTAIAEAWARLDHKFDLMYAKRAFVHWYVGEGMEEGEFSEAREDMAALEKDYEEVGVDSIEGEGEEEGEEY; this is translated from the exons ATGCCTAGTGACAAGACCATCGGAGGGGGGGACGACTCCTTCAACACCTTCTTCAGTGAGACTGGGGCTGGAAAGCATGTGCccagggctgtgtttgtggaCCTGGAGCCCACTGTCATTG acgAAGTCCGCACTGGAACCTACCGCCAGTTGTTCCACCCTGAGCAACTGATCACGGGAAAAGAGGATGCTGCAAACAATTATGCTCGTGGTCACTACACCATTGGCAAAGAAATTATTGACCTTGTGCTGGACAGGATTCGCAAATTG GCTGACCAGTGCACAGGTCTGCAGGGTTTCCTGGTCTTTCACAGCTTTGGAGGTGGCACCGGCTCTGGTTTCACCTCCCTGCTGATGGAGCGCCTGTCTGTTGACTACGGCAAGAAGTCCAAGCTGGAGTTCTCCATCTACCCAGCTCCCCAGGTGTCTACAGCTGTAGTAGAGCCTTACAACTCCATCCTGACCACCCACACCACCCTGGAGCACTCTGACTGTGCCTTCATGGTGGACAATGAGGCTATTTACGACATTTGCCGTAGGAACCTAGACATTGAGCGCCCTACATACACCAATCTTAACAGGCTCATTGGCCAAATTGTGTCCTCAATCACAGCCTCCCTCCGTTTTGATGGTGCCCTGAATGTTGATCTGACCGAGTTCCAGACCAACTTGGTGCCCTATCCCCGTATCCATTTCCCACTGGCTACGTACGCTCCAGTGATCTCCGCTGAGAAAGCTTACCATGAGCAGCTCTCAGTGGCCGAAATCACTAACGCTTGCTTtgagccagccaatcagatggtCAAATGCGACCCTCGTCACGGCAAGTACATGGCTTGCTGCCTGTTGTACCGCGGTGACGTAGTGCCCAAAGATGTGAATGCTGCCATCGCCACCATCAAGACCAAGCGTACCATCCAGTTTGTGGACTGGTGTCCCACTGGTTTCAAGGTTGGTATCAACTACCAGCCCCCCACTGTGGTTCCTGGTGGAGACCTGGCCAAGGTGCAGAGGGCTGTGTGCATGTTGAGCAACACCACGGCTATTGCCGAAGCCTGGGCACGACTGGATCACAAATTTGATCTGATGTATGCCAAGCGTGCCTTTGTGCACTGGTATGTGGGTGAGGGTATGGAGGAGGGAGAGTTCTCTGAGGCCAGAGAGGATATGGCAGCTCTGGAGAAAGATTATGAAGAGGTTGGTGTTGATTCCAttgagggtgagggagaggaggaaggtgAGGAGTATTAA
- the LOC115808022 gene encoding tubulin alpha-1C chain-like translates to MRECISIHVGQAGVQIGNACWELYCLEHGIQPDGQMPSDKTIGGGDDSFNTFFSETGAGKHVPRAVFVDLEPTVIDEVRTGTYRQLFHPEQLITGKEDAANNYARGHYTIGKELIDLVLDRTRKLADQCTGLQGFLVFHSFGGGTGSGFTSLLMERLSVDYGKKSKLEFSIYPAPQVSTAVVEPYNSILTTHTTLEHSDCAFMVDNEAIYDICRRNLDIERPTYTNLNRLISQIVSSITASLRFDGALNVDLTEFQTNLVPYPRIHFPLATYAPVISAEKAYHEQLSVAEITNACFEPANQMVKCDPRHGKYMACCLLYRGDVVPKDVNAAIATIKTKRTIQFVDWCPTGFKVGINYQPPTVVPGGDLAKVQRAVCMLSNTTAIAEAWARLDHKFDLMYAKRAFVHWYVGEGMEEGEFSEAREDMAALEKDYEEVGADSLEGEEEGEEY, encoded by the exons ATG CGTGAGTGCATCTCCATCCACGTGGGTCAGGCTGGTGTCCAGATTGGCAACGCCTGCTGGGAGCTTTACTGTCTTGAGCATGGCATTCAGCCGGATGGGCAGATGCCTAGTGACAAGACCATCGGAGGGGGGGACGACTCCTTCAACACCTTCTTCAGTGAGACTGGGGCTGGAAAGCATGTGCCTAGGGCTGTGTTTGTGGACCTGGAGCCCACTGTCATTG acgAAGTCCGCACTGGAACCTACCGCCAGTTGTTCCACCCTGAGCAACTGATCACGGGGAAAGAGGATGCTGCAAACAATTATGCTCGTGGTCACTACACCATTGGCAAAGAGCTCATTGACCTGGTGCTGGACAGGACTCGCAAACTG GCTGACCAGTGCACAGGTCTGCAGGGTTTCCTGGTCTTTCACAGCTTTGGAGGTGGCACCGGCTCTGGTTTCACCTCCCTGCTGATGGAGCGCCTGTCTGTTGACTACGGCAAGAAGTCCAAGCTGGAGTTCTCCATCTACCCAGCTCCCCAGGTGTCTACAGCTGTAGTAGAGCCTTACAACTCCATTCTGACCACCCACACCACCCTGGAGCACTCTGACTGTGCCTTCATGGTGGACAATGAGGCTATTTACGACATTTGCCGTAGGAACCTAGACATTGAGCGCCCTACATACACCAATCTTAACAGGCTCATCAGTCAGATTGTGTCCTCAATCACAGCCTCCCTCCGCTTTGATGGTGCCCTGAATGTTGATCTGACTGAGTTCCAGACCAACTTGGTGCCCTATCCCCGTATCCATTTCCCACTGGCTACGTACGCTCCAGTGATCTCCGCTGAGAAAGCTTACCATGAGCAGCTCTCAGTGGCCGAAATCACTAACGCTTGCTTtgagccagccaatcagatggtCAAATGCGACCCTCGTCACGGCAAGTACATGGCTTGCTGCCTGTTGTACCGCGGTGACGTAGTGCCCAAAGATGTGAATGCTGCCATCGCCACCATCAAGACCAAGCGTACCATCCAGTTTGTGGACTGGTGTCCCACTGGTTTCAAGGTTGGTATCAACTACCAGCCCCCCACTGTGGTTCCTGGTGGAGACCTGGCCAAGGTGCAGAGGGCTGTGTGCATGTTGAGCAACACCACGGCTATTGCCGAAGCCTGGGCACGACTGGATCACAAATTTGATCTGATGTATGCCAAGCGTGCCTTTGTGCACTGGTATGTGGGTGAGGGTATGGAGGAGGGAGAGTTCTCTGAGGCCAGGGAGGATATGGCAGCTCTGGAGAAAGATTATGAAGAGGTTGGAGCTGATAGCCttgaaggagaggaagaaggagaggagtACTAG